The following are from one region of the Gemmatimonadaceae bacterium genome:
- a CDS encoding NosD domain-containing protein, which produces MNRLSCLMLAGALAPCMLAAQHAARLPSVELRRGMVITTSVRIVPRTYHLAAAPSLDSAVVTIRGDDVTVDFAGAHMEGIDPHADPDQAAGVAVRVDGGRHVRILHAHIRGYKVGIMARGTRDLALIGNDLSYNWKPPLYSLVEHESLVDWLSFHHNEHDEWLRYGAGAYLVDVHGGEIRDNVAEQGMNGLMLVRSDSLRIHDNTLSYNSGLGLGLYRSASNVIEHNRIDFDVRGYSHGFYRRGQDSAGLLLYEQSDSNVVAYNSVTHGGDGLFLWAGQSTMDTGLGGANDNLFFGNDFSFAPTNGMEATFSRNRFIGNRSDGSDNGLWGGYSYDSPIVGNCFVGNRTGIAIEHGQHNVILANRFLGDSTAIWLWANPTQPSDWGYPKQHDTRSHDYGVRDNTFAGNRVAVRAANTSELTVARNRFVGVDTTFVLKDTSASRMDSNAVVAPDAGSAAGTAAACEPASLLPRAYARLAPPAPASERRVPASALTRRDRSAIVVDGWGPYDWRSPKLWPVDSTHAVPLRLAVLGPAGAWRVVSRRGVAALSRERGRTGDTIAVTPAADSLGDWGLTLEYRGGATVSPRGETVGAGQPYQFSYGMFEPIRAWDARFFVWSDSTDPRTAPAAFAALLHGTPTLARQEERLDYEWYRPTIAGLPVEHWALDATTRVTVPPGNYTLRTISDDAVRVWVDGRLVIDDWRPHESAIDLAPLTGGRHDIYVQYYQVDGWAEFRLDVLREELVQAR; this is translated from the coding sequence GCGGCGACGACGTCACCGTGGACTTCGCCGGCGCGCACATGGAAGGGATCGACCCGCACGCCGATCCCGACCAGGCGGCGGGCGTGGCCGTGCGCGTGGACGGCGGGCGCCACGTGCGCATTCTCCACGCGCACATCCGCGGCTACAAGGTGGGCATCATGGCGCGCGGCACGCGCGACCTGGCGCTGATCGGCAACGACCTCAGCTACAACTGGAAGCCGCCGTTGTACAGCCTCGTGGAGCACGAGAGCCTGGTCGACTGGCTCTCGTTCCATCACAACGAGCATGACGAGTGGTTGCGCTACGGGGCCGGCGCCTATCTGGTGGACGTGCACGGGGGCGAGATCCGCGACAACGTGGCCGAGCAGGGGATGAACGGGCTGATGCTCGTGCGCAGCGACAGTCTCCGCATCCACGACAACACGCTGTCGTACAACTCGGGACTGGGGCTGGGGCTCTACCGCTCGGCGAGCAACGTGATCGAGCACAACCGCATCGACTTCGACGTGCGCGGCTACAGCCACGGCTTCTACCGGCGCGGCCAGGACTCGGCGGGGCTGCTGCTCTACGAACAGAGCGACAGCAACGTGGTGGCGTACAACTCGGTCACGCACGGCGGCGACGGGTTGTTCCTGTGGGCCGGCCAGAGCACGATGGACACCGGCCTCGGCGGCGCCAACGACAATCTGTTCTTCGGCAACGACTTCAGCTTCGCGCCCACCAACGGCATGGAAGCCACGTTCAGCCGCAACCGGTTCATCGGCAATCGGTCGGACGGCAGCGACAACGGCCTGTGGGGCGGCTACAGCTACGATTCGCCGATCGTGGGCAACTGCTTTGTGGGCAACCGCACCGGCATCGCCATCGAGCACGGCCAACACAACGTGATCCTCGCCAACCGGTTCCTCGGCGACTCGACGGCCATCTGGCTGTGGGCCAACCCCACCCAGCCCTCCGACTGGGGCTACCCCAAGCAGCACGACACGCGGAGCCACGACTACGGCGTGCGGGACAACACCTTCGCGGGCAACCGGGTGGCGGTGCGCGCGGCCAACACGTCCGAGCTGACGGTGGCGCGCAACCGGTTCGTGGGCGTGGACACGACCTTCGTGCTCAAGGACACGTCGGCCTCGCGGATGGACAGCAACGCCGTCGTGGCGCCGGACGCCGGGAGCGCGGCCGGCACCGCCGCGGCGTGCGAGCCGGCGTCGCTGCTGCCGCGGGCGTACGCGCGGTTGGCGCCGCCGGCGCCGGCGTCGGAACGCCGGGTGCCGGCCTCGGCGCTCACGCGCCGCGACCGCTCGGCGATCGTCGTCGACGGGTGGGGGCCGTACGACTGGCGCTCCCCCAAACTCTGGCCCGTGGACAGCACGCACGCCGTGCCACTGCGGCTCGCGGTGCTCGGCCCGGCGGGCGCGTGGCGCGTGGTGTCGCGGCGCGGCGTCGCCGCGCTCTCGCGCGAGCGCGGCCGCACCGGCGACACGATCGCCGTGACCCCGGCCGCCGATTCCCTGGGCGACTGGGGGCTCACGCTCGAGTATCGCGGCGGCGCCACGGTCTCGCCGCGCGGCGAGACGGTGGGGGCCGGACAGCCATATCAATTTTCATATGGCATGTTCGAGCCCATCCGCGCCTGGGACGCGCGGTTCTTCGTGTGGAGCGACAGCACCGATCCGCGCACGGCGCCCGCGGCGTTCGCGGCATTGCTCCACGGGACGCCGACGCTGGCGCGCCAGGAGGAACGGCTGGACTATGAATGGTACCGCCCAACGATCGCCGGCCTGCCCGTCGAACACTGGGCGCTGGACGCCACGACGCGCGTCACCGTGCCGCCCGGCAACTACACCCTGCGCACGATCAGCGACGACGCGGTGCGGGTGTGGGTGGACGGCCGGCTCGTGATCGACGACTGGCGGCCGCACGAGTCGGCGATCGATCTCGCGCCGCTCACCGGCGGGCGCCACGACATTTACGTGCAGTATTACCAGGTGGACGGATGGGCGGAGTTCCGGCTGGACGTACTGCGCGAGGAGCTGGTGCAGGCCCGGTAG